From one Oculatellaceae cyanobacterium genomic stretch:
- a CDS encoding RNA polymerase sigma factor SigF, with protein sequence MMATQSPSRSNSINLLIAYHQNPSVALRNRLVLMNAGLVRQIAHRISYQCAEPYQDLEQIGYFGLIRAIERFNPNQGCAFSSFAVPYIRGEILHFLRDKGSVVKIPRRWQELQKEGQKVRHELFCSLGRAPRDAEIAEALNVSVQEWRESKSAAQNRLPLSLDATIGQTMDYPVTLGETLPDPHDQAMRHFEEDRHQLEGALSHLEEKTQAAIEYVFLRELPRKEAAKRIGVSPMTVTRHLQRGVEQLVTLLQAPNAERLAS encoded by the coding sequence ATGATGGCGACTCAATCCCCTTCCCGCTCTAACTCAATAAATCTTTTGATTGCTTACCACCAAAATCCTTCAGTTGCACTTCGCAATCGGTTGGTGTTGATGAATGCTGGGCTGGTGCGCCAAATTGCTCATCGAATCAGCTATCAATGTGCGGAACCTTATCAAGATTTAGAACAAATCGGTTATTTTGGGCTAATCAGAGCAATCGAGCGGTTTAATCCCAATCAAGGCTGTGCTTTTAGTTCTTTTGCCGTGCCTTATATTCGTGGCGAGATTCTGCATTTTCTACGCGACAAAGGTAGTGTAGTCAAAATTCCTCGTCGTTGGCAAGAACTGCAAAAAGAAGGTCAAAAAGTCCGTCACGAGTTATTTTGTAGTTTAGGAAGAGCCCCTAGAGATGCGGAAATTGCTGAAGCACTGAATGTATCTGTTCAAGAATGGCGTGAAAGTAAGTCTGCCGCTCAAAATCGTTTACCTTTAAGTTTGGATGCTACGATTGGTCAGACAATGGATTATCCAGTGACTTTAGGAGAAACACTGCCTGATCCCCATGACCAAGCTATGCGGCATTTTGAAGAAGATAGACATCAGTTGGAAGGTGCTTTAAGTCACTTAGAAGAAAAAACTCAAGCAGCTATTGAGTATGTGTTCTTGCGTGAGTTACCTCGCAAGGAAGCAGCAAAGCGGATTGGTGTAAGTCCGATGACAGTAACACGCCATCTGCAAAGAGGAGTTGAGCAGTTAGTAACGCTTTTGCAAGCTCCGAATGCAGAGCGTTTGGCTAGTTGA
- a CDS encoding peptide ligase PGM1-related protein, which translates to MVEQVLSHSSSQQVEQFQRLQAQLRNRWQSLDGLEDSDGDILVIPSVSLDQRELRKIEGQIHYEERLLFSLIRLWNPRTRLIYVTSQPLPPIVIDYYLQLLPGIPFSHARDRLLLFSTYDSSLKPLTQKILERPRLMERIRKALRPDNSFMICYNSTELERDLAVKLEVPLFALDPELLYWGTKSGSRQIFAECGVPLPDGSERVWNEQDLAQAAADLWERQPNLQRIVVKLNEGFSGEGNAILDLRPLENLVPGKANHAERVIAIRDRFHQLGFQAKAETWSNFSSRIPELGAIVEAFVEGEEKRSPSVQGRITPQGEVEILSTHDQILGGPDGQIFLGCKFPADETYRLRLQDLGLQIGRNLAKKGALERFGIDFMAVRHTDKQGNTDWDLQAIEINLRKGGTTHPFMTLKFLTNGRYDLSTGLFYSQQGRPKYYVASDNLHKERYRGLLPNDLMDIIAHHRLHFDTSTETGTVFHLMGCLSEFGKLGLTSIGDSLQQAEDIYNKVVKVLDEETRTTASAESWVSYCSPPIAWSGTR; encoded by the coding sequence AAGACAGTGACGGTGATATTTTAGTTATTCCCTCGGTGAGTTTAGATCAGCGAGAACTCAGAAAAATTGAGGGTCAAATTCATTATGAAGAAAGGTTACTGTTTTCTTTAATTCGCCTGTGGAATCCCCGCACCAGGCTAATTTATGTTACTTCTCAGCCTTTGCCACCAATAGTAATTGATTACTATTTACAACTATTACCAGGAATTCCGTTTTCCCATGCACGCGATCGCTTGCTGCTATTTTCTACCTATGATTCCTCTCTCAAACCACTAACACAAAAAATTTTAGAGCGTCCCCGCTTAATGGAGCGCATACGCAAAGCATTACGACCAGATAATTCTTTCATGATTTGCTATAACTCTACCGAATTAGAGCGAGATTTGGCAGTAAAACTGGAAGTACCTTTATTTGCACTTGATCCAGAATTGTTGTATTGGGGTACTAAAAGTGGCAGTCGCCAAATTTTTGCTGAGTGCGGTGTTCCCCTTCCTGATGGTAGCGAGAGAGTTTGGAATGAACAGGATTTAGCCCAAGCAGCAGCAGATTTGTGGGAACGCCAACCAAACTTGCAGCGAATAGTAGTTAAACTTAACGAAGGATTTTCTGGTGAAGGAAATGCAATTCTGGATCTTAGACCGCTAGAAAACCTAGTTCCAGGTAAAGCTAACCATGCAGAACGGGTAATAGCAATCCGCGATCGCTTCCATCAATTAGGGTTTCAAGCTAAAGCAGAAACTTGGTCAAATTTTTCTAGTCGGATACCAGAATTAGGAGCAATTGTAGAAGCATTTGTTGAAGGAGAAGAAAAGCGATCGCCTAGTGTACAAGGTCGCATTACACCTCAAGGAGAAGTTGAAATTCTTTCAACTCACGACCAAATATTAGGTGGGCCAGATGGTCAAATTTTTCTCGGTTGTAAATTTCCAGCCGATGAAACTTACCGCTTACGCTTACAAGATTTAGGATTACAAATTGGGCGAAATTTAGCTAAAAAAGGTGCTTTAGAACGCTTCGGTATAGATTTTATGGCGGTGCGTCATACAGATAAACAGGGTAATACAGACTGGGATCTGCAAGCTATAGAAATCAACCTGCGTAAAGGTGGCACTACCCATCCGTTTATGACTTTAAAGTTTTTAACTAATGGTCGTTATGACCTTTCCACTGGTTTGTTTTATAGCCAACAAGGTCGTCCCAAATATTATGTTGCCTCTGATAACTTGCACAAAGAACGCTATCGAGGTTTGTTGCCTAATGATTTGATGGATATCATTGCACACCACAGATTGCACTTTGATACCAGTACTGAAACAGGTACAGTTTTTCATCTAATGGGTTGCTTATCTGAGTTTGGTAAATTGGGATTAACCAGTATTGGTGATTCACTACAGCAGGCAGAAGACATCTATAACAAAGTTGTTAAAGTTCTTGATGAAGAAACACGCACCACTGCCAGTGCTGAATCGTGGGTTTCATACTGTAGCCCTCCCATTGCTTGGAGTGGCACACGGTGA